The Pseudomonas sp. FP2309 genome has a window encoding:
- a CDS encoding urea amidolyase associated protein UAAP2 yields MTTHLHPEAAIYRATIPAGEPWLTEVKAGQTLRILDLEGNQAIDTLFYSAANPRERYDVQRTLRRQNNVYLGVGSVLYSNLGRALLTIVEDNCGRHDTLGGACAQESNTVRYALDKRHMHSCRDNYLRACCHDGRLGKRDISPNINFFMNVPVTSDGGLTFEDGISAPGKYVQLRAEMDVIVLISNCPQLNNPCNGYNPTPAELLIWE; encoded by the coding sequence ATGACTACTCATCTGCATCCGGAAGCCGCCATTTATCGAGCCACTATTCCCGCTGGCGAACCCTGGCTGACCGAAGTCAAAGCAGGTCAAACACTCCGGATCCTGGATCTGGAAGGTAACCAGGCCATCGATACCTTGTTTTACAGCGCTGCAAATCCCCGTGAACGTTACGACGTGCAGCGCACACTGCGTCGGCAGAACAATGTGTACCTTGGGGTTGGAAGCGTCCTCTACTCTAATCTGGGCCGTGCGCTTCTGACCATTGTCGAGGACAACTGTGGCCGTCACGATACGCTCGGTGGCGCCTGCGCGCAGGAAAGCAACACGGTTCGTTATGCGCTGGACAAGCGCCATATGCACAGCTGCCGTGACAACTATCTACGTGCCTGCTGCCACGATGGCCGTCTGGGCAAACGTGACATCAGCCCCAACATCAATTTTTTCATGAACGTTCCGGTGACTTCAGACGGTGGCCTCACTTTCGAGGATGGTATCTCCGCACCAGGCAAGTACGTGCAACTGCGGGCGGAGATGGACGTGATCGTTCTCATCTCGAACTGCCCTCAACTGAACAATCCCTGCAATGGCTATAACCCCACCCCAGCAGAGCTATTGATATGGGAATGA
- the uca gene encoding urea carboxylase, whose product MFNTLLIANRGAIACRILRTLRELDVKGVAVYSEADVASRHILEADQALSLGEGAAAGTYLAVDKILAAAKASGAQAIHPGYGFLSENAAFAEACEAAGIAFVGPTPEQLRVFGLKHTARALAREHGVPLLEGTDLLDSVEDALTAATRVGYPIMLKSTAGGGGIGMRVCRSAQELSEAFETVKRLGQNNFSDAGVFIEKYIQRARHLEVQVFGDGAGEVLALGVRDCSVQRRNQKVLEETPAPNLPKGMVEALCEAAIKLAKAVNYRSAGTVEFVFDSDDQCFYFLEVNTRLQVEHGVTEQVWNVDLVRWMIQLAAGDLPPLSEIGAQLQPNGHAVQARLYAEDPGKDFQPSPGLLTAVRFPTADGKALRIDTWVEAGCEIPPYFDPMIAKVIAWAPGREQARLQLYKALGESQLYGVETNRDYLRQILLDQPFASGQPWTRCLEGLVYQAQTFEVLSGGTQTSVQDYPGRLGYWAVGVPPSGPMDSRALRLGNRLLGNPDSTAGLEITMSGPTLRFNTDAVVVVTGAVVPVTLDGTDIAMNAVILVSSGSILNVGTIAGAGARSYLCVRGGIQVPDYLGSKSTFTLGQFGGHCGRALRAGDVLHLAALTDKTVGAVLPEQPPLGALRRIKVIYGPHGAPEYFTENYIATFFATDWEVHFNSSRTGVRLIGPKPEWVRADGGEAGLHPSNIHDNPYAIGAVDFTGDMPVILGPDGPSLGGFVCPVTVIEADLWQLGQLKAGDKIRFVPTNLSRARQLATAALSAEQNDAEWDQSIEPLSPIVLDIGQDDTRLVARVAGDTHLLLEIGAPELDLVLRFRGHALMQALEAKQLVGVIDLTPGIRSLQVHYQPEELPLKSLLQIVAGEWGAVCAAGDLQVPSRIVHLPLSWDDPACQLAIEKYMTTVRKDAPWCPSNLEFIRRINDLPNLDEVQRTVFDASYLVMGLGDVYLGAPVATPLDPRHRLVTTKYNPARTWTAENSVGIGGAYLCVYGMEGPGGYQFVGRTLQMWNRYREVAAFSGKPWLLRFFDQIRFYPVTADELTRIRRDFPLGRFDLQIEERQLRLADYQAFLAKEAESIQAFRDQQQAAFAAERQRWIDSGQAHFESNEAVAAATEEALLPPHQTGIESPIAGNLWQVQVALDDEVCAGTPLVVLESMKMEIPVLAPCAGIVRQVLVEPGCAIRAGQRVIVLEPVPAQGEKA is encoded by the coding sequence ATGTTCAACACCCTGCTAATCGCTAACCGTGGCGCTATCGCCTGCCGTATTTTACGAACATTGCGAGAGCTCGACGTAAAAGGTGTTGCCGTCTACTCAGAGGCCGATGTCGCCAGCCGTCATATCCTTGAGGCAGACCAAGCGCTGAGCCTTGGCGAAGGCGCCGCCGCTGGAACCTATCTCGCGGTCGACAAGATTCTGGCCGCGGCCAAAGCCAGCGGTGCCCAGGCGATTCATCCAGGCTACGGCTTTCTTTCTGAAAACGCCGCGTTTGCCGAGGCCTGCGAAGCCGCCGGCATCGCGTTTGTCGGCCCGACGCCTGAACAGCTTCGTGTGTTCGGCCTCAAACACACAGCCCGTGCGCTCGCACGCGAGCATGGTGTGCCGCTGCTGGAAGGCACAGACCTGCTGGACAGTGTCGAGGACGCCTTGACGGCGGCAACCCGGGTCGGCTATCCAATCATGCTGAAAAGCACCGCAGGCGGTGGTGGGATTGGCATGCGTGTATGCCGTTCGGCGCAAGAGCTGAGCGAGGCGTTTGAGACGGTCAAACGCCTGGGCCAAAACAACTTCAGCGACGCTGGCGTGTTCATCGAGAAGTACATCCAGCGCGCGCGCCACCTTGAAGTCCAGGTCTTTGGTGACGGCGCGGGTGAGGTATTGGCCTTGGGGGTTCGGGATTGTTCCGTTCAGCGACGCAACCAGAAGGTGCTTGAAGAAACGCCTGCCCCCAATCTTCCCAAAGGCATGGTCGAGGCGCTCTGCGAAGCAGCGATCAAGCTTGCGAAAGCGGTCAACTACCGGAGTGCCGGTACAGTCGAATTCGTCTTCGACAGCGATGACCAGTGTTTCTATTTCCTGGAAGTGAATACGCGTCTGCAGGTCGAACATGGAGTCACCGAACAGGTCTGGAACGTGGATTTGGTTCGGTGGATGATCCAGCTGGCCGCAGGCGACCTGCCGCCGCTGAGCGAGATTGGCGCGCAGTTGCAGCCGAATGGTCACGCTGTGCAGGCGCGGCTTTATGCCGAAGATCCGGGCAAGGATTTCCAGCCCAGCCCCGGCCTGTTAACTGCCGTGCGCTTTCCCACGGCCGATGGAAAAGCACTGCGCATCGACACATGGGTTGAAGCTGGATGCGAAATCCCGCCTTACTTCGATCCGATGATTGCCAAAGTCATCGCTTGGGCGCCTGGTCGAGAACAGGCCCGCCTCCAACTGTACAAGGCATTGGGCGAAAGTCAGCTCTACGGGGTGGAGACCAACCGCGATTACCTTCGTCAAATTCTGCTGGATCAACCCTTCGCCAGTGGCCAACCATGGACTCGCTGCCTTGAAGGGCTGGTCTATCAGGCGCAAACCTTTGAAGTATTGAGTGGCGGCACCCAGACCAGCGTCCAGGATTATCCAGGACGCCTGGGCTACTGGGCTGTTGGAGTGCCTCCTTCGGGCCCGATGGACAGCCGAGCCCTGCGCTTGGGCAACAGGCTGTTGGGTAACCCCGACAGTACGGCCGGATTGGAGATCACCATGAGCGGGCCCACACTTCGGTTCAATACCGATGCGGTGGTGGTGGTGACCGGAGCCGTCGTGCCGGTAACGCTCGATGGCACGGACATCGCCATGAACGCTGTGATACTGGTCAGTTCGGGTTCGATTCTGAACGTAGGCACGATCGCGGGTGCCGGCGCACGGAGTTACCTCTGCGTGCGCGGTGGCATTCAGGTGCCGGACTACCTCGGTAGCAAAAGCACCTTCACCCTGGGTCAATTTGGCGGACACTGTGGTCGAGCTCTTCGGGCAGGCGATGTGCTCCACCTGGCGGCGCTGACAGACAAAACTGTCGGGGCGGTGCTTCCTGAACAGCCTCCACTGGGCGCGCTCCGTCGCATAAAGGTCATTTATGGCCCACATGGAGCACCGGAATACTTTACCGAGAACTACATCGCTACGTTCTTTGCAACCGACTGGGAAGTGCACTTCAACTCCAGCCGCACGGGTGTTCGCCTTATAGGGCCCAAGCCTGAGTGGGTGCGTGCCGACGGGGGAGAAGCCGGCCTGCATCCCTCCAATATTCATGACAACCCATACGCGATTGGTGCCGTGGATTTCACCGGCGATATGCCCGTGATACTCGGGCCTGATGGGCCAAGCCTGGGCGGCTTCGTTTGTCCAGTGACCGTGATTGAGGCAGATCTATGGCAGCTGGGTCAGCTCAAAGCTGGCGACAAGATCCGCTTCGTTCCAACCAACCTTAGCCGCGCCCGTCAGCTTGCGACCGCAGCGTTGTCAGCTGAACAAAATGATGCCGAGTGGGATCAATCCATCGAGCCACTGTCGCCGATCGTTTTGGATATCGGTCAGGACGACACCCGCCTGGTGGCCCGTGTAGCCGGTGATACTCATCTTCTATTGGAGATCGGCGCACCTGAACTTGACCTGGTGCTGCGCTTTCGCGGGCATGCATTGATGCAGGCGCTGGAGGCTAAACAGCTGGTGGGGGTGATCGACTTAACGCCTGGCATTCGCTCATTGCAAGTCCACTATCAGCCTGAGGAACTCCCTCTTAAATCCCTGCTTCAGATCGTTGCCGGTGAGTGGGGTGCAGTGTGCGCTGCAGGCGACCTGCAGGTGCCTTCGCGTATCGTGCATCTGCCTTTGTCATGGGACGACCCTGCATGCCAGTTGGCGATCGAAAAGTACATGACTACCGTACGCAAGGATGCGCCATGGTGCCCAAGCAACCTTGAGTTCATTCGCCGCATCAACGACCTGCCAAATCTCGACGAGGTGCAACGAACCGTGTTCGATGCCAGCTATCTCGTCATGGGGCTAGGGGACGTTTATCTGGGTGCGCCCGTGGCAACTCCGCTGGATCCCAGACACCGGCTGGTCACTACGAAGTACAACCCGGCCCGCACCTGGACAGCGGAAAACTCCGTGGGGATCGGCGGTGCATACCTATGCGTTTATGGCATGGAAGGCCCCGGTGGTTATCAGTTTGTGGGCCGTACGCTGCAGATGTGGAATCGCTATCGAGAAGTCGCTGCCTTTTCGGGCAAGCCTTGGTTGCTGCGTTTTTTTGACCAGATCAGGTTCTATCCGGTCACGGCTGACGAACTGACTCGCATCCGCCGTGACTTTCCGCTCGGCCGATTTGACCTGCAGATCGAGGAGCGCCAACTGAGACTGGCCGATTACCAAGCCTTCCTCGCGAAAGAAGCCGAGAGCATCCAGGCGTTTCGAGACCAACAGCAGGCTGCATTCGCAGCAGAACGGCAGCGTTGGATTGATAGCGGTCAGGCGCACTTCGAGAGCAACGAAGCGGTGGCGGCGGCCACTGAAGAAGCACTTTTGCCGCCTCACCAAACCGGTATCGAGAGCCCCATTGCAGGCAACTTATGGCAAGTCCAGGTCGCCCTTGATGATGAAGTCTGCGCAGGTACGCCGTTAGTCGTACTTGAGTCAATGAAGATGGAAATCCCAGTGCTGGCCCCCTGCGCCGGCATCGTTCGCCAAGTTCTAGTAGAACCGGGCTGCGCGATACGCGCCGGACAACGAGTAATCGTTCTCGAACCTGTTCCCGCACAAGGAGAAAAAGCATGA
- the atzF gene encoding allophanate hydrolase, translating into MKDDLRLEVLRARYLSGQLSPRSLILALREQAQALNPDFNMFIHLLSVQELEPYLAALEASRIEDLPLYGVPFAIKDNIDLAGIPTTAACPAYAYTPEHSATVVQKLINLGAVPLGKTNLDQFATGLNGTRSPYGACINSVLREYPSGGSSAGSPLTVALGLASFALGTDTAGSGRVPAALNNLVGLKATKGLISTAGVVPACRTLDCVTTFTATAAEASRLLALTAELDPQDEYSRANPSWNDGSAFGHVSAFRFGVPREEDLQFFGCTEGPDLFAAAVERLKGLGGEAVVLDLSPFLEAARLLYEGPWVAERYSVVGELARTQPEAVLPVIHAVLAKGPEVTGVDTFRAHYRMQALKAACDRVMSGLDCVLTPTIGRPVTLAELAAEPVLRNSELGYYTNFMNLLDYAAVAVPSDLMVNGLPWGVTLFGRAFTDQYLLSLANAYQDGKTPGNAARNDQSRVVVCGAHLDGLALNWQLKQRGATLLEATVSAPNYRLYALAGGPLKRPGMVRVAQGGVEIAVEVWQLPSSELGSFLNGIPAPLGLGKVELQDGRWETGFICEGYGLEGAADISEYGGWRAWLTSQV; encoded by the coding sequence ATGAAAGACGATCTGAGACTTGAAGTGCTGAGAGCGCGCTACCTCAGCGGTCAGCTCTCTCCCCGCAGCCTGATCCTGGCGCTCAGGGAGCAGGCACAGGCACTGAATCCTGATTTCAATATGTTCATCCACCTGCTCAGTGTTCAAGAGCTGGAACCCTATCTGGCCGCGCTTGAGGCCAGCAGGATCGAAGACCTTCCGCTGTACGGCGTTCCATTTGCCATCAAAGACAACATTGATCTGGCGGGCATCCCAACGACGGCGGCGTGCCCAGCCTATGCCTATACACCTGAACACTCGGCGACGGTTGTTCAGAAATTGATCAATCTTGGCGCAGTGCCCCTAGGCAAAACCAACCTTGACCAATTCGCAACAGGGCTCAATGGAACACGCTCACCCTACGGCGCCTGCATCAACAGCGTATTGCGCGAGTATCCATCCGGCGGTTCAAGCGCGGGATCGCCATTGACAGTCGCGTTGGGCCTGGCCAGCTTCGCGCTCGGCACCGATACCGCCGGCTCCGGTCGAGTGCCGGCCGCACTGAACAACCTTGTAGGATTAAAGGCAACCAAAGGCCTGATATCCACTGCTGGCGTTGTTCCCGCCTGTCGAACGCTGGACTGTGTGACGACCTTCACCGCGACAGCAGCCGAGGCCAGCCGGCTGCTGGCGCTCACTGCAGAGCTTGATCCTCAAGACGAATACAGTCGAGCCAACCCGAGTTGGAACGATGGCTCTGCGTTTGGACATGTCAGCGCTTTCCGGTTCGGAGTACCCCGCGAGGAAGACCTCCAGTTCTTCGGATGCACCGAGGGGCCCGACCTGTTTGCCGCAGCCGTTGAGCGCTTGAAAGGGCTGGGGGGCGAGGCGGTAGTTCTGGATCTCTCACCGTTCCTGGAAGCCGCGCGGTTGCTGTACGAAGGCCCTTGGGTGGCTGAACGCTATAGCGTGGTTGGAGAGCTGGCACGAACCCAGCCAGAGGCGGTTTTGCCAGTGATCCACGCCGTTCTCGCTAAAGGCCCCGAGGTGACAGGGGTCGACACCTTTCGCGCCCACTATCGCATGCAAGCACTAAAGGCCGCGTGCGACCGCGTAATGTCAGGCCTCGACTGCGTACTGACTCCGACCATAGGCAGGCCAGTTACTCTGGCAGAGCTCGCCGCAGAGCCGGTGCTGCGCAACTCGGAACTGGGCTACTACACCAACTTCATGAACCTGCTCGACTATGCCGCCGTGGCCGTACCGAGCGACCTCATGGTCAACGGCCTGCCTTGGGGCGTGACGCTGTTTGGCCGAGCCTTTACGGATCAATATCTGTTGAGCCTTGCCAATGCCTATCAGGATGGCAAAACTCCAGGCAATGCGGCCCGTAACGATCAGTCCCGCGTGGTTGTGTGCGGGGCACATCTCGACGGCCTGGCGCTCAACTGGCAACTCAAGCAACGTGGCGCGACCCTGCTGGAGGCCACCGTGAGCGCCCCTAATTATCGGCTGTACGCACTGGCTGGCGGGCCGCTAAAACGTCCGGGCATGGTACGTGTTGCGCAAGGAGGCGTTGAGATCGCCGTCGAGGTCTGGCAACTGCCTAGTTCGGAACTGGGCTCCTTCCTCAATGGTATTCCAGCCCCTCTCGGGTTGGGGAAGGTAGAGCTTCAGGACGGTCGCTGGGAAACCGGCTTCATATGTGAAGGTTACGGCCTCGAAGGTGCTGCCGATATCAGCGAGTACGGTGGCTGGCGTGCCTGGTTGACCTCTCAGGTATGA
- a CDS encoding DMT family transporter, which yields MFADRLLLKGIVYGVCAGLCWGVIFLGPQLTPGLSGLQFAVLRFLCYGAISVALLMPRWRRVCANLTIVDWKSLFWLSLIGNLIYYTLVGTGVQLVGIATTSLIVGLIPVFVTLAGRHDVNAISLRKLTPSLFCAVGGVVLISWHALINGDKPDILTNLAGILCAAGALVTWSWFAVSNARRLVHVASVSAHDWALLTGVMTGAQSLLLAVPVLGRQVGTHGNSEWLHFVMVAGGVAFLSSVVGNACWNQASRLLPLALSGQVLVIETLAALVFGFLWEHRLPDSYEIAAIALLVTGVVWCLNCHRTPRHSPAI from the coding sequence ATGTTTGCTGATCGATTACTGCTAAAGGGCATTGTCTACGGAGTTTGCGCGGGCCTGTGTTGGGGAGTGATCTTCCTCGGCCCCCAGCTCACCCCGGGGCTGAGCGGCCTGCAATTCGCCGTTCTGAGATTTCTCTGCTACGGCGCAATTTCGGTGGCCTTGCTTATGCCCCGCTGGAGGCGTGTTTGCGCCAATCTCACTATCGTCGACTGGAAGTCACTCTTCTGGCTTAGCCTGATTGGGAATCTCATTTACTACACGCTAGTGGGCACCGGTGTGCAGTTGGTTGGGATTGCCACAACGTCTCTGATCGTCGGACTCATTCCGGTGTTCGTCACGCTGGCAGGTCGTCATGACGTCAACGCTATTTCTTTGCGCAAGCTCACTCCCTCGCTGTTCTGCGCTGTGGGCGGGGTCGTACTCATCAGCTGGCACGCACTGATCAACGGCGACAAGCCAGATATACTGACAAACCTCGCCGGAATTCTATGCGCAGCGGGCGCGTTAGTGACATGGAGTTGGTTCGCAGTGAGCAACGCTCGGCGGCTGGTTCACGTAGCCAGCGTTTCCGCCCATGACTGGGCACTGCTGACAGGGGTCATGACTGGCGCTCAGTCACTGCTTTTGGCGGTACCTGTCCTGGGCAGGCAGGTCGGAACGCATGGCAACTCCGAATGGCTACACTTTGTCATGGTAGCCGGTGGCGTAGCGTTTTTATCTTCGGTTGTGGGTAATGCGTGCTGGAATCAGGCGAGCCGACTTCTACCACTGGCACTAAGCGGACAGGTGCTCGTGATTGAGACGTTAGCGGCGCTGGTTTTTGGATTTCTATGGGAGCATCGGCTGCCCGACTCATATGAAATTGCGGCGATTGCACTTCTGGTCACCGGTGTCGTGTGGTGTCTGAATTGTCATCGCACTCCCCGTCACTCTCCGGCTATTTAA
- a CDS encoding AraC family transcriptional regulator, which produces MFLSLEVRSYEREDRHHHHEHAQLVLPIRGEMKIDVNGCGGCIDQSLAALVTPGSIHSQQTNLDSRFLVLDCAPSTFETLQIERLAQKIYVPISPATRRLIEFAELIGNAQLSIAASQLGPLLLSSLTPGISRFPDPMKQLIARVQADPGANWSNESMAQVAKMSISQMHQRFRLMFEMSPQAWLTDLRLQEAQRWLRGTSLTISEIALRAGFCDQASLTRAMQRVRATTPAVYRKTQKQSG; this is translated from the coding sequence ATGTTTCTAAGTCTTGAAGTTCGCAGCTATGAGAGGGAAGACCGTCACCACCACCACGAGCATGCTCAATTGGTACTGCCGATTCGTGGCGAAATGAAAATTGACGTAAACGGTTGCGGCGGCTGTATTGATCAGTCATTGGCAGCGCTTGTGACACCTGGCTCGATCCATTCGCAGCAGACTAACCTCGATAGCCGTTTTTTAGTTTTGGACTGTGCGCCGTCGACTTTTGAAACGCTCCAGATCGAGCGTCTTGCTCAGAAAATATATGTGCCCATTTCCCCCGCAACTCGTCGGCTTATAGAGTTCGCTGAGCTAATCGGCAACGCACAATTGTCCATCGCGGCCTCCCAATTGGGGCCTCTGCTTTTGTCGTCCCTAACTCCGGGAATCTCCCGCTTTCCAGACCCCATGAAGCAGTTGATCGCTCGTGTTCAGGCGGATCCTGGAGCGAACTGGAGCAATGAAAGCATGGCTCAAGTAGCAAAAATGAGCATCAGTCAGATGCACCAACGTTTCCGGCTAATGTTCGAGATGAGTCCGCAAGCTTGGTTGACTGATTTACGCCTGCAAGAAGCTCAACGATGGTTGCGTGGAACCTCATTGACCATATCCGAGATTGCCTTGCGTGCCGGCTTTTGCGACCAGGCATCGCTGACCCGTGCCATGCAGCGCGTGAGGGCCACGACCCCGGCGGTTTATCGTAAAACGCAAAAACAGTCTGGGTAA
- a CDS encoding helix-turn-helix transcriptional regulator, with the protein MSSIAITDLTVNWDVDSVSRPVVALSATSVTKDWENATHQHRKAQLIYSLRGILNCEIEDGVWIVPPQCAIWIPGDLPHAARGAGETECYCLFVEPDAAPDLPKTCCTISVSPLLRELLLKVAGFPESYAQGGREDRLISVLLDELVEAPVEDLHLPMPRDARLRHLVEMMLDDPTDKTSKADWATRIGMSERSMSRLLLHEIGMSFGRWRRQLHVILALQRLTKGESVQTVALELGYENASGFITMFRKAVGKPPARYLSDRMSGVELASVPSIMLPDEISP; encoded by the coding sequence ATGTCTAGCATTGCAATCACCGATCTAACTGTGAATTGGGACGTCGACAGCGTCTCGCGGCCCGTTGTGGCCTTGAGCGCCACCTCGGTAACAAAGGACTGGGAAAATGCGACGCATCAGCACCGCAAGGCACAGCTGATCTACTCCCTGCGCGGCATCCTCAACTGTGAGATTGAAGACGGTGTCTGGATCGTGCCGCCACAGTGCGCCATATGGATTCCGGGAGACTTGCCGCACGCGGCGCGGGGGGCAGGTGAAACGGAATGCTATTGCCTGTTCGTTGAGCCAGACGCCGCACCGGACCTTCCGAAAACCTGTTGCACGATTTCGGTATCGCCATTGCTACGCGAGTTGTTACTGAAAGTGGCCGGTTTCCCTGAGTCATACGCGCAGGGGGGAAGGGAAGACCGGCTGATTTCCGTATTGCTCGATGAGTTGGTGGAGGCACCGGTGGAAGACTTGCATCTGCCCATGCCGCGTGATGCCCGATTGCGCCACCTCGTGGAAATGATGCTGGACGACCCCACGGACAAGACCTCGAAGGCCGATTGGGCAACTCGAATTGGCATGAGCGAGCGAAGCATGAGCCGTCTTTTGCTGCATGAAATTGGAATGAGCTTCGGGCGCTGGCGCCGGCAGCTGCATGTGATCCTTGCGCTTCAACGTTTGACCAAGGGTGAAAGCGTGCAAACGGTGGCATTGGAGCTGGGCTACGAAAACGCCAGCGGCTTCATAACCATGTTCCGCAAGGCGGTCGGCAAGCCTCCGGCACGATACCTCTCGGATCGCATGAGTGGCGTGGAGCTTGCTTCCGTTCCCAGCATCATGCTCCCCGATGAAATCTCACCCTGA
- a CDS encoding Fur family transcriptional regulator: protein MEPHDAQPRIIDLITSFGSKNLTSGKHMMKHTAAANPEAGAPTSSQEQRLLASRLRPTIARTRVLNALEKATPNCLNANQMSRILSSQFDSFAPGSIYRTLNDLWTAGLLVRTEGTHGRAFYAIKPEAPSDQHDTLRCHCGARLVFIENLALHEHLQSLASEEGLALDEESVFTITTTCAKCRHHCKEGPQTMQGGRWSRAKTA, encoded by the coding sequence ATGGAACCGCACGATGCCCAACCCCGGATCATTGACCTGATTACATCATTCGGTAGCAAGAACCTGACGTCAGGCAAACACATGATGAAGCACACCGCAGCAGCCAATCCAGAGGCCGGAGCGCCGACATCGTCTCAGGAACAACGATTGCTGGCGAGCCGACTGCGACCGACGATCGCTCGTACCAGAGTCTTGAACGCGCTGGAGAAGGCGACCCCGAACTGTCTAAATGCCAACCAGATGTCTCGTATCCTCAGCTCGCAATTCGACAGCTTCGCGCCTGGATCGATCTACCGAACGCTGAATGATCTCTGGACCGCTGGGTTGCTGGTTCGCACAGAAGGCACACATGGGCGCGCGTTCTATGCAATCAAACCGGAGGCGCCAAGCGACCAGCACGACACACTGCGATGTCATTGTGGCGCGCGGCTGGTTTTCATTGAAAACCTGGCGTTGCATGAACACCTGCAGTCGCTGGCGTCCGAGGAGGGCTTAGCTCTCGACGAGGAGTCAGTCTTCACCATCACCACAACATGTGCGAAATGTCGGCACCACTGCAAGGAAGGGCCGCAGACGATGCAGGGCGGTCGGTGGTCCCGGGCCAAGACAGCCTGA
- a CDS encoding efflux transporter outer membrane subunit has protein sequence MSDSKAIAAMTTASHPAMFFPRRAALMAIAIALITAGCASGPDYRAPATPENAAGAFVSKPADTESAASLPADWWKLYDDPALDKLVQEALSANTNLRVTLANLDRARAIYNEARGGLFPSTSVSAGAGYGRDQSTWTGTGQAPTQWSYSGGLDVSYELDLFGRVRRDIEAARDDTDAVAAAHDAAKVVVVAETTRAYVDACTYGESIGVAHSSIDLAQRSLDLVSGQERAGSASHLDVERAGVTLAQARAALPPLKGQRDAALFELAALVGRTPSQIPESARNCTQAPEIAGALPIGDGTALLRRRPDLRQAERQLAADTARIGVAVADLYPRVTLGASGNYLRNDYLKGNRTWSFSFGPLISWSFPNTMVARSRIAQAKAQNAASLASFDGAVLNALKESEQSLSAYGAAMQQREALIEARDRAEKAFQLADQRYRAGSISYLDVIVAQTSLIDTKSQVAVADQRVGAARVSVFKALGGGWEQAAAQ, from the coding sequence ATGTCTGACTCTAAAGCGATTGCTGCCATGACGACTGCTTCGCATCCAGCCATGTTTTTCCCTCGGCGCGCTGCCTTAATGGCCATTGCCATTGCGTTGATAACCGCAGGTTGCGCCAGCGGCCCCGACTATCGCGCTCCGGCCACGCCGGAAAACGCGGCAGGCGCCTTCGTCAGCAAGCCGGCCGATACGGAATCCGCTGCATCACTGCCGGCGGACTGGTGGAAGCTGTATGACGATCCGGCACTCGACAAGCTGGTGCAGGAAGCTCTGTCGGCCAATACCAACCTGCGCGTGACGCTGGCCAACCTAGACCGCGCAAGGGCCATCTACAACGAAGCGCGCGGTGGCCTGTTTCCCTCGACCAGCGTGTCGGCGGGCGCAGGCTATGGCCGCGACCAGTCCACGTGGACGGGTACCGGCCAGGCGCCCACACAATGGAGCTACAGCGGTGGCCTCGACGTTTCCTACGAACTCGATCTTTTCGGTCGGGTCAGGCGCGACATCGAGGCCGCACGCGACGACACCGATGCCGTCGCCGCAGCCCATGATGCCGCCAAGGTCGTCGTCGTCGCCGAGACGACACGTGCCTATGTGGACGCCTGCACCTATGGCGAATCCATCGGCGTCGCACACTCGTCCATTGACCTGGCTCAGCGCAGCCTGGATCTGGTCAGCGGCCAGGAACGCGCCGGCTCGGCGTCGCATCTGGATGTGGAACGGGCCGGTGTCACGCTGGCCCAGGCCCGGGCTGCCTTGCCGCCGTTAAAGGGTCAGCGGGATGCCGCGTTGTTCGAACTGGCCGCGCTGGTGGGCCGCACGCCGTCGCAAATACCCGAGTCGGCGCGCAACTGCACCCAGGCACCGGAGATCGCGGGGGCGCTGCCGATCGGTGATGGCACCGCGCTGCTGCGCCGCCGCCCGGACTTGCGCCAGGCCGAGCGCCAACTGGCCGCCGATACCGCCCGCATCGGCGTGGCCGTTGCCGACCTCTATCCGCGCGTCACGCTGGGCGCCTCCGGTAACTACCTGCGCAACGACTATCTAAAAGGCAATCGCACCTGGTCGTTCTCCTTCGGGCCGCTGATCTCCTGGAGCTTTCCCAACACGATGGTCGCTCGTAGCCGCATCGCACAGGCAAAGGCGCAAAACGCGGCATCGCTGGCCAGCTTCGATGGCGCCGTGCTGAATGCCCTGAAGGAGTCCGAACAATCGTTGAGTGCATACGGCGCCGCAATGCAGCAGCGCGAGGCACTGATCGAAGCGCGCGACCGGGCCGAAAAAGCCTTCCAGTTGGCAGACCAGCGTTACCGCGCCGGGTCTATCAGCTACCTCGACGTGATTGTCGCGCAGACCAGTCTGATCGACACGAAGTCGCAGGTAGCGGTTGCTGACCAGCGCGTAGGTGCCGCGCGGGTCAGCGTGTTCAAGGCGCTTGGCGGCGGATGGGAACAGGCCGCTGCGCAGTAA